The genomic interval CGCAATGGAACGGGATCACGACGGGCAGCAACGCCAGAATCGCCGCGCCGAGCAGCAAAGCAAAAGCCCAAATCCGCGTCGGCGTCATGCGTTAACGCGTCGCCTCGAAGTGGGCTCGATTGCTCGAGAGTTGCCGATCGTAAATATCGCGAGCCGTATCGAGCAACTGGAGAATCGCCGCATCGGCGATCGCATAGCGCACCGAGGTGCCCTCGCGCGTGCTCTCCACAAAGCCCTTTGCCCGCAAGACCGCGAGGTGCTGCGAAACGTTCGGTTGCTCGAGCGCGAGAGATTCCTGCAATTCGGCTACGGTAAGCGGCACCTCGCGTAGCGCGTCGAGAATTCGAATTCGGGTGGGATGGGCCAGAATCTTGAAGAATTCGGCCTTAAAATGCCGCATTGCCAGCATATATTAGCATATTCTAATATACTAATGCAAGCTGGTTTTCTGGCGCCCGACCGCTTAGCCGAGGGCTTCGAACATCCTCCGGTTGGCGTGCAACTGCCGCTCGTAGATCTCGCGTGCGATGTCCAAAAGCTCCCAAATGGCCGGGTCGGCGACGCCATAATAGATCGACGTTCCCTCGCGCCTCGCAAGCACGAGCTCGCTCGATCG from Candidatus Dormiibacterota bacterium carries:
- a CDS encoding metalloregulator ArsR/SmtB family transcription factor, with product MRHFKAEFFKILAHPTRIRILDALREVPLTVAELQESLALEQPNVSQHLAVLRAKGFVESTREGTSVRYAIADAAILQLLDTARDIYDRQLSSNRAHFEATR